A region from the Catellatospora sp. TT07R-123 genome encodes:
- a CDS encoding DUF2961 domain-containing protein, with protein sequence MRATTLRLLLAATLVAAASITVSPLAPGRADAAAAPADKGPVGWEIYRRLDRLPYLAAGSQTRQFSSFDRGGSNNDGFGGNWSCLRQSGGCVIAEDTGPGEVQSIWFTRDSGDVTNTGWIRIELDGVTVVDTGLQNLVNGGLGAPFTFPLVTNAAQTSGGVTVKVPMPYRQSMRITTQNNPLFYHVGYRTFADAGGISTFNPADQAQDVLTILRAAGTRDPKPAAAGATTASTTVNVPALGSATLATLSGPRAVSALRLRVPDGVATEAILNSLRVRITFDGRQTVDAPVGEFFGSGLGERQVRSLMSAMDTAAGGWYSAWWPMPFRSSATVSLASTGGAVSGVQAEVVSAPDAAWTDLLTSTGTAGYFTTQSRRAETVNGKDWIFADAAGRGRFVGLSHTMRGHITSGNTRNYLEGDERAHVDGAASPAWYGTGTEDFYESGWYFNRGTYSGVFTGNPGHLLHSGTCADECDATYRLMIGDAMPYSTALRFGIEHGPFADMPAEYSSTAFLYTQPTYGSARSDTVVTGDAASRSAHSYTDSGTQSTLTSVYEGDDDVTSVTGTVRAGSGAISFRVAVDPNNQGVRLRRSGDQLQGYQQAAVSVDGAAAGTWQQPLANDRQRWLDDEYALPPALTAGKSSITVTLTPAAGAPAWTASRYTAFSLLPGFTDTSTPGTVTGLAVGGSRVHALALSWNEPADNTGIAGYRVYAAQTSDVPLTSGNLRATVTATSWRHGPLRAGQTWYYRVVAVDAAGNAGPASAVAGGTTRARTVSDVNGDGRDDAVDFTRGTLADVYTGLSTGSAFTADPNKWHDFFALDAELPLTGDFNGDGKDDIATFTRGSTADVYVALSTGTSFGGGVKWHDWFAAGTETPAVGDVDGDGRDDIITFTLGSTGDVYVALSTGTSFGPGVKWHDNFGYGTELPAVGDVDGDGRDDILTFTRGTGADVYVSLSDGSRFVQDAWKWHDNIAPGTDLPGIGDADGDGRDDVITFTRGSTADVYVYRSGGGTFANAVKWHDGFAIGTETPGVADFNGDGRSDVATYTGGTAADVFVSLSDGTKYVQSGWKWADQFAPDTDLPRPSLYLP encoded by the coding sequence ATGCGCGCCACCACCCTGCGCTTACTACTGGCCGCGACCCTGGTCGCCGCCGCCTCGATCACCGTGAGCCCGTTGGCCCCCGGCCGGGCCGACGCGGCCGCGGCACCCGCCGACAAGGGTCCGGTCGGCTGGGAGATCTACCGCCGACTCGACCGGCTGCCCTACCTGGCCGCCGGCAGCCAGACCCGGCAGTTCTCCAGCTTCGACCGCGGCGGCTCCAACAACGACGGCTTCGGCGGCAACTGGTCCTGCCTGCGCCAGTCCGGCGGCTGCGTCATCGCCGAGGACACCGGCCCCGGCGAGGTCCAGTCGATCTGGTTCACCCGCGACAGCGGCGACGTCACCAACACCGGCTGGATCCGCATCGAACTCGACGGCGTCACCGTCGTCGACACGGGCCTGCAGAACCTCGTCAACGGCGGCCTCGGCGCACCGTTCACGTTCCCGCTGGTCACCAACGCCGCCCAGACCTCCGGCGGCGTCACCGTCAAGGTGCCGATGCCCTACCGGCAGTCGATGCGCATCACCACCCAGAACAATCCGCTGTTCTACCACGTCGGCTACCGCACGTTCGCCGACGCGGGCGGCATCAGCACCTTCAACCCGGCCGACCAGGCCCAGGACGTGCTGACCATCCTGCGCGCGGCGGGCACCCGCGACCCCAAGCCCGCCGCGGCGGGCGCCACCACCGCCTCGACCACGGTGAACGTCCCCGCGCTGGGCTCGGCCACCCTGGCCACGCTGTCCGGGCCGCGCGCCGTCAGCGCGCTGCGCCTGCGCGTGCCCGACGGGGTCGCCACCGAGGCGATCCTCAACTCGCTGCGGGTGCGGATCACCTTCGACGGGCGGCAGACCGTGGACGCGCCGGTCGGCGAGTTCTTCGGCTCGGGCCTGGGCGAGCGGCAGGTCCGCTCGCTGATGTCGGCGATGGACACCGCGGCGGGCGGCTGGTACAGCGCCTGGTGGCCGATGCCGTTCCGCAGCTCGGCCACGGTCAGCCTGGCCAGCACCGGCGGCGCGGTCTCCGGCGTGCAGGCCGAGGTCGTCTCGGCGCCCGACGCCGCCTGGACCGACCTGCTCACCTCGACCGGCACCGCGGGCTACTTCACCACCCAGTCGCGGCGCGCCGAGACCGTCAACGGCAAGGACTGGATCTTCGCCGACGCGGCAGGCCGGGGCCGGTTCGTGGGCCTGTCGCACACCATGCGCGGCCACATCACCAGCGGCAACACCCGCAACTACCTGGAGGGCGACGAGCGGGCCCACGTCGACGGCGCCGCCAGTCCCGCCTGGTACGGCACCGGCACCGAGGACTTCTACGAGTCCGGCTGGTACTTCAACCGCGGCACCTACAGCGGCGTGTTCACCGGCAACCCGGGCCACCTGCTGCACAGCGGCACCTGCGCCGACGAGTGCGACGCGACGTACCGGCTGATGATCGGCGACGCGATGCCGTACAGCACGGCGCTGCGTTTCGGCATCGAGCACGGCCCGTTCGCCGACATGCCCGCCGAGTACAGCTCGACCGCGTTCCTCTACACCCAGCCGACCTACGGCAGCGCCCGCAGCGACACCGTGGTCACCGGCGACGCGGCCAGCCGCTCGGCGCACTCCTACACCGACAGCGGCACCCAGTCCACGCTGACCTCGGTCTACGAGGGCGACGACGACGTCACCTCGGTCACCGGCACGGTCCGCGCCGGCAGCGGCGCGATCTCGTTCCGGGTCGCCGTCGACCCGAACAACCAGGGCGTACGGCTGCGGCGCAGCGGCGACCAGCTCCAGGGCTACCAGCAGGCCGCCGTCAGCGTCGACGGCGCCGCAGCGGGCACCTGGCAGCAGCCGCTGGCCAACGACCGGCAGCGCTGGCTCGACGACGAGTACGCCCTGCCCCCGGCGCTGACCGCGGGCAAGAGCAGCATCACGGTCACGCTCACCCCGGCCGCCGGGGCACCGGCCTGGACCGCGAGCCGCTACACCGCGTTCAGCCTGCTGCCCGGCTTCACCGACACCAGCACCCCGGGCACGGTGACCGGCCTGGCCGTAGGCGGCTCGCGGGTGCACGCGCTCGCGCTGAGCTGGAACGAGCCGGCCGACAACACCGGCATCGCCGGCTACCGGGTGTACGCCGCGCAGACCTCCGACGTCCCGCTGACCTCGGGCAACCTGCGCGCCACGGTCACCGCCACCTCGTGGCGGCACGGCCCGCTGCGGGCCGGGCAGACCTGGTACTACCGCGTCGTGGCCGTGGACGCGGCGGGCAACGCCGGCCCGGCCTCGGCGGTCGCGGGCGGCACCACCCGGGCCCGCACCGTCAGCGACGTCAACGGCGACGGCCGCGACGACGCCGTCGACTTCACCCGGGGCACCCTGGCCGACGTGTACACGGGCCTGTCCACCGGCAGCGCGTTCACGGCCGACCCGAACAAGTGGCACGACTTCTTCGCCCTCGACGCCGAACTCCCACTGACCGGCGACTTCAACGGCGACGGCAAGGACGACATCGCCACCTTCACCCGCGGCAGCACCGCCGACGTGTACGTGGCCCTGTCCACGGGCACCTCGTTCGGCGGCGGCGTGAAGTGGCACGACTGGTTCGCCGCGGGCACGGAGACCCCGGCCGTCGGCGACGTCGACGGCGACGGCCGCGACGACATCATCACCTTCACCCTGGGCTCCACCGGCGACGTCTACGTGGCCCTGTCCACCGGCACCTCGTTCGGGCCGGGCGTGAAGTGGCACGACAACTTCGGCTACGGCACCGAGCTGCCCGCCGTGGGCGACGTCGACGGCGACGGGCGCGACGACATCCTCACGTTCACCCGGGGCACCGGCGCGGACGTGTACGTGTCACTGTCGGACGGGTCGCGGTTCGTGCAGGACGCGTGGAAGTGGCACGACAACATCGCGCCCGGCACCGACCTGCCCGGCATCGGCGACGCCGACGGTGACGGCCGCGACGACGTCATCACCTTCACCCGCGGCAGCACCGCCGACGTGTACGTCTACCGCTCCGGCGGCGGCACCTTCGCCAACGCGGTGAAGTGGCACGACGGGTTCGCGATCGGCACCGAGACGCCGGGGGTGGCCGACTTCAACGGCGACGGGCGGTCGGACGTGGCCACGTACACCGGCGGCACCGCGGCCGACGTGTTCGTGTCCCTGTCGGACGGCACGAAGTACGTGCAGTCGGGCTGGAAGTGGGCCGACCAGTTCGCCCCCGACACCGACCTACCCCGCCCGAGCCTCTACCTGCCCTGA
- a CDS encoding IS30 family transposase: MPGRRLTSQERAQIEVLFGQGLRYAQIAAVIGRDRTTVWREVTRNNAYQGAHAPGGAWHPRGRAAGCPATGRWGGGYRWKYCHEFAQRRADKRARRPRDGRLRARRSRTMAPLWHLVKQRLAQRWSPVQVARSLRIDYADQPECWVSHETIYQAIYYQARGGMREELARQVALRSGRAARKPQSRAATATRAARPWVADLHISARPAEAADRAVPGHWEGDLIIGARGTSAIITLVERATRYVMLGALPESRISDNVTDVLITLMNRLPDELRKTLTWDQGAEMARHARFTLATDCKVYFCDPHSPWQRGSNENTNGLLRQYFPRSSTDFRKYSQDELDAVARELNGRPRQTLDWQNPAERLNQYLVATTA; the protein is encoded by the coding sequence ATGCCCGGTAGACGTTTGACTTCGCAGGAGCGCGCCCAGATCGAGGTGTTGTTCGGTCAGGGGCTGCGTTATGCCCAGATCGCGGCGGTGATCGGCCGTGACCGTACGACGGTGTGGCGGGAGGTGACCCGTAACAACGCCTACCAGGGTGCGCACGCGCCTGGTGGTGCCTGGCATCCGCGCGGCCGGGCCGCCGGATGTCCGGCGACCGGGCGGTGGGGTGGGGGCTATCGATGGAAGTACTGCCACGAGTTCGCCCAGCGTCGGGCCGACAAGCGGGCCCGGCGCCCGCGTGATGGCAGGCTGCGCGCCCGGCGCAGCCGTACGATGGCACCGCTGTGGCACCTGGTGAAGCAGCGGCTGGCCCAGCGGTGGTCGCCGGTGCAGGTCGCCCGGTCGCTGCGCATCGACTACGCCGATCAGCCGGAGTGTTGGGTGTCGCACGAGACGATCTACCAGGCGATCTACTACCAGGCCCGGGGCGGGATGCGTGAGGAACTGGCCCGGCAGGTCGCGCTGCGTTCCGGCCGGGCGGCCCGCAAGCCGCAGTCGAGGGCGGCCACGGCCACACGCGCGGCCAGGCCGTGGGTCGCCGATCTGCACATCTCGGCCCGCCCGGCCGAGGCCGCCGACCGGGCCGTGCCCGGCCACTGGGAAGGCGACCTGATCATCGGCGCCCGCGGCACCAGCGCGATCATCACCCTGGTCGAACGCGCCACCCGCTACGTCATGCTCGGCGCCCTGCCCGAATCACGCATCAGCGACAACGTCACCGACGTCCTCATCACCCTGATGAACCGCCTACCCGACGAACTACGCAAGACCCTGACCTGGGACCAGGGCGCCGAGATGGCCCGCCACGCCCGGTTCACCCTGGCCACCGACTGCAAGGTCTACTTCTGCGACCCCCACTCGCCCTGGCAACGCGGCAGCAACGAGAACACCAACGGCCTGCTACGCCAGTACTTCCCCCGCTCCAGCACCGACTTCCGCAAATACAGCCAGGACGAACTCGACGCGGTCGCCCGAGAACTCAACGGACGACCGCGCCAAACCCTCGACTGGCAAAACCCCGCCGAACGACTCAACCAGTACCTCGTTGCAACAACCGCTTGA
- a CDS encoding nuclear transport factor 2 family protein, with the protein MVDTTGSTIDASRLAAQERRRLAALVAADAALLDELHADDFVLVNPGGGVWDKAFYLGGITDGSIDYRRFEPVTPIQVLADGGVAVVRYRSAIEIAVDGGPYVSLTAWHLDCYRHDEPTGRWRCVWSQATRTDD; encoded by the coding sequence ATGGTTGACACCACGGGGAGCACGATCGATGCCAGCCGGCTTGCGGCGCAGGAACGGCGGCGGCTGGCCGCACTGGTGGCAGCGGACGCGGCGCTGCTGGATGAGCTGCATGCCGATGACTTCGTCCTGGTCAATCCAGGCGGCGGCGTATGGGACAAGGCGTTCTACCTCGGCGGCATCACCGACGGATCGATCGACTACCGGAGATTCGAGCCGGTGACACCGATCCAGGTGCTCGCCGACGGCGGCGTCGCGGTCGTCCGGTACCGCTCCGCGATCGAGATCGCCGTCGACGGCGGCCCCTACGTCTCCCTGACCGCCTGGCACCTCGACTGCTACCGGCACGACGAGCCCACCGGCCGCTGGCGCTGCGTCTGGTCCCAAGCCACCCGCACCGACGACTAA
- a CDS encoding HAD family phosphatase — MKKYILFDHDGVLVDTEFWYYRAGERALADIGVTLDKERYLRDMGQGLGSWAQARAAGVDEQAIGRQRAVRDDYYQEYLRTEAIEIEGVVETLAELARHVRMAIVTTSKRVDFEIIHEKRQVRQFMDFVLVREDYTLAKPHPEPYLTGLTRFGAAREEALVVEDSSRGLNSAVAAGIDCVIVHNEFVKAQDFSQASHRIETLAELKDIILKVT, encoded by the coding sequence GTGAAGAAGTACATACTCTTCGATCACGACGGTGTGCTGGTGGACACCGAGTTCTGGTACTACAGGGCCGGAGAGCGGGCCCTGGCGGACATCGGCGTGACCCTGGACAAGGAGCGATACCTCCGGGACATGGGCCAGGGTCTGGGCAGTTGGGCCCAGGCCAGGGCGGCGGGTGTCGATGAGCAGGCCATCGGCAGGCAGCGTGCGGTCCGTGATGACTACTACCAGGAGTATCTTCGGACGGAAGCCATCGAGATCGAAGGCGTCGTCGAAACTCTCGCCGAGCTGGCGAGGCACGTCCGCATGGCCATCGTGACGACTTCGAAGCGGGTGGACTTCGAGATCATCCATGAGAAGCGCCAGGTCAGGCAGTTCATGGATTTCGTTCTCGTCCGCGAGGACTACACGCTGGCCAAGCCGCACCCGGAGCCGTACCTGACCGGCTTGACGCGGTTCGGGGCCGCCAGGGAAGAGGCGCTGGTCGTGGAGGATTCGTCCAGAGGGCTGAACTCGGCCGTGGCGGCCGGCATCGACTGCGTCATCGTCCACAACGAGTTCGTGAAAGCGCAAGACTTCTCGCAGGCCAGCCATCGCATTGAGACTCTGGCCGAACTGAAGGACATCATCCTCAAGGTGACCTGA
- a CDS encoding glycoside hydrolase family 172 protein: MSYGRFGSSLRDLPRLRHSKRRRESSWDRTGGNDDRLTIAPGATAVLADIEGPGSINHIWCTVALPGRDVPDQTETDYLRRLVLRITWDDSDAPSVLVPLGDFFGIGHGKTRNFVSAPLQMSPQDGKSFNSWFHMPFASRAKVELVSDMADQPVFFYYYVDYELYEPGAADDIVAELGYFHAQWRCERPTDGIPQGTAGHREHQVEGANLTGDGNYVILDAVGRGHYVGCVLNIRNLRQTSDWNWYGEGDDMIFIDGEQWPPSLHGTGTEDYFGTAWCPTQEHHAPYHGITLPGGENWSGDISLYRFHIEDPVTFTESIRVTIEHGHANKRSDDFSSTAYWYQTLPHRPFDLPPVAQRAAVLG; encoded by the coding sequence ATGAGTTACGGCCGATTCGGCTCCAGCCTGCGTGACCTGCCGCGGCTGCGGCACAGCAAGCGGCGGCGGGAGTCGAGCTGGGACCGCACCGGCGGCAACGACGACCGGCTGACCATCGCGCCCGGCGCCACGGCGGTGCTCGCCGACATCGAGGGCCCGGGGTCGATCAACCACATCTGGTGTACGGTCGCCCTGCCCGGCCGGGACGTGCCCGACCAGACCGAGACCGACTACCTGCGGCGGCTGGTGCTGCGCATCACCTGGGACGACTCGGACGCCCCGAGCGTGCTGGTGCCGCTGGGCGACTTCTTCGGCATCGGCCACGGCAAGACCCGCAACTTCGTGTCGGCGCCGCTGCAGATGAGCCCGCAGGACGGCAAGTCGTTCAACAGCTGGTTCCACATGCCGTTCGCGAGCCGGGCCAAGGTGGAGCTGGTCAGCGACATGGCCGACCAGCCGGTCTTCTTCTACTACTACGTGGACTACGAGCTCTACGAGCCGGGCGCGGCCGACGACATCGTCGCCGAGCTGGGCTACTTCCACGCGCAGTGGCGCTGCGAGCGGCCGACCGACGGCATCCCGCAGGGCACGGCCGGCCACCGCGAGCACCAGGTCGAGGGCGCCAACCTGACCGGGGACGGCAACTACGTCATCCTCGACGCGGTGGGCCGGGGCCACTACGTGGGCTGCGTGCTCAACATCCGTAACCTGCGCCAGACCAGCGACTGGAACTGGTACGGCGAGGGCGACGACATGATCTTCATCGACGGGGAGCAGTGGCCGCCGAGCCTGCACGGGACCGGCACCGAGGACTACTTCGGCACCGCGTGGTGCCCCACCCAGGAGCACCACGCGCCCTACCACGGCATCACCCTGCCGGGCGGGGAGAACTGGAGCGGCGACATCTCGCTGTACCGCTTCCACATCGAGGACCCCGTGACGTTCACCGAGTCGATCCGGGTGACCATCGAGCACGGGCACGCCAACAAGCGCTCCGACGACTTCTCGTCCACGGCGTACTGGTACCAGACCCTGCCGCACCGCCCGTTCGACCTGCCGCCGGTCGCCCAGCGGGCCGCCGTCCTCGGCTGA
- a CDS encoding carbohydrate ABC transporter permease has protein sequence MSTEALARTGPRRRIGLRAVVAYLIAALTVAPLLWLVITVFKPSGEVFAGGLPTRFTLDNIWYVLTEVPFGRYLFNSALVSLVVTGAALMLHSMAAYALARLRFPGRGIIFYGIVSTLLVSLPVILVPLFLVVRELGLLDTYAGLILPAIFHAFGIFLLRQYYLNLPRELEEAADLDGCGYFHRWWRIVLPLSRPALASLSVLFFLANWNAFLWPVTATRDPDLRMVQVGISTLQGQYGSAWNYLLAATVIAAVPTVVAFLAGQRWLVEAIKTSGLK, from the coding sequence ATGTCGACTGAGGCGCTCGCGCGCACCGGCCCGCGCCGCCGCATCGGGCTGCGGGCGGTGGTGGCGTACCTGATCGCCGCACTGACCGTGGCGCCGCTGCTGTGGCTGGTCATCACGGTGTTCAAGCCGTCCGGCGAGGTGTTCGCCGGCGGCCTGCCGACGAGGTTCACGCTGGACAACATCTGGTACGTGCTGACCGAGGTGCCGTTCGGCCGCTACCTGTTCAACAGCGCGCTGGTGTCGCTGGTCGTCACCGGGGCCGCCCTGATGCTGCACTCGATGGCCGCTTACGCCCTGGCCCGGCTGCGCTTCCCCGGCCGGGGCATCATCTTCTACGGCATCGTGTCCACGCTGCTGGTGTCGCTGCCGGTGATCCTGGTGCCGCTGTTCCTGGTCGTACGCGAGCTCGGCCTGCTCGACACGTACGCCGGCCTGATCCTGCCCGCGATCTTCCACGCCTTCGGCATCTTCCTGCTCCGGCAGTACTACCTCAACCTGCCGCGCGAGCTGGAGGAGGCTGCCGACCTGGACGGCTGCGGCTACTTCCACCGCTGGTGGCGGATCGTGCTGCCGCTGAGCCGCCCGGCTCTGGCGTCGCTGAGCGTGCTGTTCTTCCTGGCCAACTGGAACGCGTTCCTGTGGCCGGTCACCGCCACCCGCGACCCGGACCTGCGCATGGTGCAGGTCGGCATCTCGACCCTGCAGGGCCAGTACGGCTCGGCGTGGAACTACCTGCTCGCCGCGACGGTCATCGCCGCGGTCCCCACCGTCGTGGCGTTCCTGGCGGGCCAGCGCTGGCTGGTCGAGGCCATCAAGACGTCCGGCCTGAAGTAG
- a CDS encoding carbohydrate ABC transporter permease, whose protein sequence is MTVVQRPQPGRTSRPGRPPRPASAPRGRISTGPAGVRRRKEALAAYAFLAPDLLGLLVFVVLPMVLALGVSLFEVDGFGGYTFVGLDNFRQLGSDDQFWQSLKVTGTYTVAFVPLCFLAGLGLALLVRDHFPGIGAVRTALFAPHVISLIVVGVVWQFLLVDKQGAVPGLLRPFGGGDVSLLGDPEPARWTLVGVSVWFLMGYQMLIFLGGLKDIPSEFSDAAMIDGAGSWQRFRHITWPLLKPTSFFVAVNSTIGAVTGLQAYDLVFALTKGGPAGHTTTVVYYIYQQAFTFNHYGYAAALTTAVVAFLVLATGLMFAATRGGRFHVD, encoded by the coding sequence GTGACAGTCGTACAACGACCGCAACCGGGCCGCACGAGCCGGCCGGGGCGACCGCCCCGGCCGGCCTCGGCGCCTCGGGGGCGGATCAGCACGGGCCCGGCCGGTGTCCGCAGGCGCAAGGAGGCCCTGGCGGCGTACGCCTTCCTCGCGCCGGACCTGCTCGGCCTGCTCGTCTTCGTCGTCCTGCCGATGGTGCTCGCGCTGGGCGTCTCCCTGTTCGAGGTGGACGGCTTCGGCGGCTACACCTTCGTCGGCCTGGACAACTTCCGCCAGCTGGGCAGCGACGACCAGTTCTGGCAGAGCCTGAAGGTGACCGGCACCTACACGGTGGCGTTCGTGCCGCTGTGCTTCCTGGCCGGGCTCGGCCTGGCGCTGCTGGTGCGCGACCACTTCCCGGGCATCGGCGCGGTACGCACCGCACTGTTCGCCCCGCACGTCATCAGCCTCATCGTCGTCGGCGTGGTCTGGCAGTTCCTGCTGGTCGACAAGCAGGGCGCGGTGCCGGGCCTGCTGCGCCCGTTCGGCGGCGGCGACGTGTCGCTGCTCGGCGACCCGGAACCGGCCCGGTGGACCCTGGTCGGGGTCAGCGTCTGGTTCCTCATGGGCTACCAGATGCTGATCTTCCTGGGCGGGCTCAAGGACATCCCGTCGGAGTTCTCCGATGCGGCCATGATCGACGGGGCCGGGTCGTGGCAGCGGTTCCGCCACATCACCTGGCCGCTGCTCAAGCCGACCAGCTTCTTCGTGGCGGTCAACTCGACCATCGGCGCGGTGACCGGTCTCCAGGCCTACGACCTCGTGTTCGCCCTGACCAAGGGCGGCCCGGCCGGCCACACCACCACGGTCGTCTACTACATCTACCAGCAGGCGTTCACCTTCAACCACTACGGCTACGCCGCCGCGCTGACCACCGCCGTGGTCGCGTTCCTGGTGCTGGCCACGGGCTTGATGTTCGCCGCGACCCGGGGAGGCCGGTTCCATGTCGACTGA
- a CDS encoding ABC transporter substrate-binding protein → MAYDNQPSALSRRSLLRAGLLGATMLGSGVPLLSACGNDDKGSGDAKELVFWNFYGPNPDGNAQSKWFEDLAAKWNANNDVKIKLHYLPVSEYLGGTALQTAFSSGAGPDIFIISPGDFLRYYNGGVLTDITPHLGSGAKEDFVDGVLNTRTVDGKVFGLPMEIEPLAMYYSVDAFEKAGLSEGDIPKTWDQLLDVGRKLTNDKRFGLLFETAPGYYQNFTWYPFMWQGGAAAVGPDGRSGFNTDAVHKALGLWGDAVKNGIAPKKTQGDGGGNAVANLASGFCAMQQTGIWSVSQLETDAKDFKYGVFPLPTPTGGTYTTDMGGWAFCANAKGGNPQAAAKFIAWALGSTDAEGVERMRQWNTVVKTNMPSRKSVKEAATKAGAFEKPALKTFMEQVVPGGRAEPRYTPEVYKAISDAIQAAMLGGAVPAQAAADAAGKIDAFLSGYKGAALL, encoded by the coding sequence ATGGCATACGACAACCAGCCGAGCGCGCTCAGCCGGCGGTCCCTGCTGCGGGCGGGTCTGCTCGGTGCGACGATGCTGGGCTCCGGGGTGCCGCTGCTGTCGGCCTGCGGCAACGACGACAAGGGCAGCGGCGACGCCAAGGAGCTGGTGTTCTGGAACTTCTACGGCCCGAACCCGGACGGCAACGCCCAGAGCAAGTGGTTCGAGGACCTCGCCGCGAAGTGGAACGCCAACAACGACGTCAAGATCAAGCTGCACTACCTGCCGGTCTCGGAGTACCTCGGCGGCACCGCGCTCCAGACGGCGTTCTCCTCCGGCGCCGGGCCGGACATCTTCATCATCAGCCCCGGTGACTTCCTGCGCTACTACAACGGCGGCGTGCTGACCGACATCACCCCGCACCTGGGGTCGGGCGCGAAGGAGGACTTCGTCGACGGGGTGCTCAACACCCGTACCGTCGACGGCAAGGTCTTCGGCCTGCCGATGGAGATCGAGCCGCTGGCGATGTACTACAGCGTCGACGCCTTCGAGAAGGCTGGCCTGTCCGAGGGCGACATCCCGAAGACCTGGGACCAGCTGCTCGACGTGGGCCGGAAGCTGACCAACGACAAGCGGTTCGGCCTGCTGTTCGAGACCGCGCCCGGCTACTACCAGAACTTCACCTGGTACCCGTTCATGTGGCAGGGCGGGGCGGCCGCGGTCGGCCCCGACGGCAGGAGCGGCTTCAACACCGACGCCGTGCACAAGGCGCTGGGCCTGTGGGGCGACGCGGTGAAGAACGGCATCGCCCCGAAGAAGACCCAGGGCGACGGCGGCGGCAACGCCGTGGCCAACCTGGCCTCGGGCTTCTGCGCCATGCAGCAGACCGGCATCTGGTCGGTCTCGCAGCTGGAGACCGACGCCAAGGACTTCAAGTACGGAGTCTTCCCGCTGCCGACCCCGACCGGTGGCACCTACACCACCGACATGGGCGGCTGGGCGTTCTGCGCCAACGCCAAGGGTGGCAACCCGCAGGCTGCGGCGAAGTTCATCGCCTGGGCGCTGGGCTCCACCGACGCCGAGGGCGTCGAGCGGATGCGCCAGTGGAACACCGTCGTCAAGACCAACATGCCCTCGCGCAAGTCGGTCAAGGAGGCGGCGACCAAGGCCGGGGCGTTCGAGAAGCCGGCCCTGAAGACCTTCATGGAGCAGGTCGTGCCCGGTGGGCGCGCCGAGCCCCGGTACACCCCCGAGGTGTACAAGGCGATCTCCGACGCGATCCAGGCGGCCATGCTCGGCGGGGCGGTCCCCGCTCAGGCCGCGGCGGACGCCGCCGGGAAGATCGACGCCTTCCTGTCCGGGTACAAGGGTGCCGCACTCCTCTGA
- a CDS encoding ribokinase encodes MTAAEDRAYDVCVLGSFMKDLIAQAPRRPETGETLRGHGFYEALGGKGLNQAVAAARAGARVAMVGRVGADRYGEEFLHLLAQEGIDASRVHRDENRGTGVGLPVVEPTGANSIIIVPRANEAVTAADVEAAAGVIRGSRILLVQLELPVEAVVAALRLARSAGVFTVLNPAPYADLPGEIAELVDVIVPNEVEAEQLTGLSCRGDAALGVALKLRRDFAGTGAVVTLGGRGVVVVDRDSDEPGPAWRINALNAYDVDVVDTVGAGDAFCGALTARLAAGDSLLAAAEFAAAAGALAVTRHGSAPAMPGLSEITALLHGPGGAWSSRQPAAVASASDTAASGA; translated from the coding sequence ATGACCGCGGCCGAAGACCGGGCGTACGACGTGTGCGTGCTCGGCAGCTTCATGAAGGACCTGATCGCCCAGGCTCCGCGCCGACCGGAGACCGGCGAGACCCTGCGCGGGCATGGTTTCTACGAGGCACTCGGCGGCAAGGGGCTGAACCAGGCCGTGGCCGCGGCCCGCGCCGGAGCGCGCGTCGCCATGGTCGGGCGCGTCGGCGCCGACCGCTACGGCGAGGAGTTCCTGCACCTGCTCGCCCAGGAGGGCATCGACGCCAGCCGGGTGCACCGCGACGAGAACCGGGGCACCGGCGTCGGCCTGCCCGTCGTCGAGCCGACCGGCGCGAACTCGATCATCATCGTGCCCCGTGCCAACGAGGCCGTCACCGCCGCCGATGTGGAGGCCGCCGCCGGGGTCATCCGCGGCAGCCGGATCCTGCTGGTCCAGCTGGAGCTGCCCGTCGAGGCGGTCGTGGCCGCGCTGCGGCTGGCCCGCTCGGCCGGGGTGTTCACCGTGCTCAACCCGGCGCCCTACGCCGACCTGCCCGGCGAGATCGCCGAGCTGGTCGACGTGATCGTGCCCAACGAGGTCGAGGCCGAGCAGCTCACCGGCCTGTCCTGCCGCGGCGACGCGGCACTGGGCGTCGCGCTGAAGCTGCGCCGCGACTTCGCCGGCACCGGCGCGGTGGTCACCCTGGGCGGTCGCGGAGTGGTCGTGGTCGACCGCGACAGCGACGAACCCGGTCCGGCCTGGCGTATCAACGCCCTCAACGCCTACGACGTCGACGTGGTCGACACGGTGGGTGCCGGCGACGCCTTCTGCGGCGCGCTGACCGCACGGCTGGCCGCGGGGGACAGCCTGCTCGCGGCAGCCGAGTTCGCCGCGGCGGCGGGCGCCCTGGCCGTCACCCGCCACGGCTCGGCCCCGGCGATGCCGGGGCTGTCCGAGATCACCGCCCTGCTCCACGGGCCGGGCGGCGCCTGGTCATCGCGGCAGCCCGCCGCGGTGGCGTCCGCATCCGATACCGCGGCGAGTGGTGCCTGA